From Pararhodobacter zhoushanensis, the proteins below share one genomic window:
- a CDS encoding LysR substrate-binding domain-containing protein, translating into MLTADLSKLLTLRHLRVIATLADLKLVARVAEALNLSQPAISKQIAELERLVGTPLVTRERNRLFLTPIGARLAVHAQQVLSQLDRAAFDIEAMATGITGSVSIGVVSSVAPILLPAALTLFKRGAPTASVTITEGHFTALYPQFEAGQIDLLIARTWQPQELPGVRQSVLMRDAVVVVAGRDHPLGLRDSLQWADVTDWPWLLPQSTSVARNAVEAYFAQLGLPLPTNTIASVSLPLNLALMRDMPVLGLFPKSLAQTHVARGDIVVLPLETDGLLSEARSFWHARGAETNNTLALFLRCLDQAAAERKTMPNG; encoded by the coding sequence ATGCTGACCGCCGATCTGAGCAAGCTGCTGACCCTGCGCCATTTGCGGGTCATCGCCACGCTGGCCGATCTCAAACTGGTGGCGCGGGTGGCCGAGGCGCTGAACCTCTCGCAGCCCGCGATCTCCAAGCAGATCGCCGAGCTGGAGCGCCTCGTCGGCACGCCGCTGGTCACGCGTGAACGCAACCGGCTGTTCCTCACCCCCATCGGCGCGCGCCTTGCCGTGCATGCGCAGCAGGTGCTCAGCCAGCTTGACCGCGCCGCCTTTGACATCGAGGCCATGGCGACCGGCATCACCGGATCGGTCAGTATCGGTGTCGTCAGTTCGGTTGCGCCGATCCTGTTGCCCGCCGCGCTGACGCTGTTCAAACGCGGCGCGCCGACCGCCAGCGTGACCATCACCGAGGGGCATTTCACCGCCCTTTATCCGCAGTTCGAAGCCGGGCAGATCGACCTGCTGATCGCCCGCACCTGGCAACCGCAGGAACTGCCCGGTGTGCGCCAAAGCGTGTTGATGCGCGACGCCGTGGTGGTCGTCGCCGGGCGCGATCACCCGCTGGGCCTGCGCGACTCCCTCCAATGGGCCGATGTCACCGACTGGCCCTGGCTCTTGCCGCAAAGCACCTCCGTCGCGCGCAATGCGGTCGAGGCGTATTTCGCCCAGCTTGGCCTGCCGCTGCCGACCAACACCATCGCCTCGGTTTCGCTGCCGCTCAATCTGGCGTTGATGCGGGACATGCCGGTGCTGGGTCTGTTCCCCAAGAGCCTTGCCCAGACCCATGTCGCGCGCGGCGATATCGTCGTGCTGCCGCTGGAAACCGATGGCCTTTTGTCCGAGGCGCGCAGCTTCTGGCACGCCCGCGGGGCCGAGACCAACAACACCCTCGCGCTGTTCCTGCGCTGTCTGGATCAGGCGGCGGCAGAGCGTAAAACCATGCCGAATGGTTAA